CCGACCTGGGCCACGCCTGCGCTCTGCTCGCTACTCGCTGCGCTGATCTCGCCCATGATGTCCGTCACGCGGTGAATGGCTCTGACGATCTCGTCCATGGTGTGACCTGCCTGGTCGACCAGAGCACTGCCGTCTGCCACGCGTTCCACGCTGGCAGTGATCAGGGTCTTGATTTCCTTGGCCGCATCGGCGCTGCGCCCCGCCAGGGCGCGCACCTCGCTGGCCACCACGGCAAAGCCTCGGCCCTGTTCACCGGCGCGTGCAGCCTCCACGGCCGCGTTCAGTGCCAGGATATTGGTCTGGAAGGCGATGGAGTCTATGACGCCGATGATGTCGGCAATGCGCGAGCTGCTGGTGTTGATGTCCTGCATGGTCTGCACAACGCGCGCTACTACGGCACCGCCCTCCTGGGCCACTTGCGAGGCGTTCTGCGCCAACTGATTGGCCGTCTGGGCGCTATCGGCGTTCTGGCGCACGGTGGCGCTGAGCTGCTCCATGCTGGCCGCCGTTTCCTCCAGCGCGCTGGCCTGGCTTTCGGTACGGGCAGACAGGTCGGCATTGCCCTGGGCAATCTCGCTGGAGGCATGTTGCATCTGCACCGATGCGCCGTGCACGCGCCGGACCAGTTCGCGCAGCCCGCCGCGCATGGCTTGCAGATCGGACATCAGCCCCCGGGCCATGCCGCCCGAGCTCCCATCGGTCAGATCGCCATCGGCCACACGGCGCAACGCCTTGCGCGCATCGGCCGGGTCTCCGCCCAGCTCGCTGCGCAGCGTGCGCACCATCACCCAGAGCAGCGTGGCCGAGATGACCACGGCCAGCAGGGCCAGCAAACCCGACCACAGCTGCATGCGCTGGGCGCTGGCACGGGTGGTCACATGCGATGCCTCGGCCTCATCACGGGCCGCCTTGAGCTGTTGCAGCACAGCTTCGCGCAACTTGCGCCAAGCCGGGGTTTCCCGGGTCTTGAGCGCGGCGGCGGCGGTGTCATAGTCCTCGGCCGCCAGAGTCACGATCTGGTCCTGCGCTTCGGACTGGGCCTGGCGCAAGGCCTGCAGGCTCTTGACGGCGACTTCCATGGCCGTGCCCTGCACGCGCTGGCTCAGATCGTCATAAGCGGCGTCATAGGCCCGACGGGCATTGCCCAGGTTCTGCACGGCCTGCCCGTCCGACGGATCCATCACGATATTGCGCAGTGCTTGGCCCGATTGCAGACCCTGGGCATACAGCTCCTGCAACTGCGCCACCACGGCTTGATTGTTCCTCAGATAGTCGTCGAAGTCGGACTGTGTGCGGGCCAGCCCCCACTGGCTGCTGAGCAGCGCCAAAACAAACAAGGCTGCAGGTGCAGCCGAGCAAAAAATGAGACGGGAACTAAAACGCATGGCAAGGCGCGCACCGGCCGAAGCTTCGGCGCATTGATTCAGATCAAAAAGAAATAAGCAATTGATTATGAATCAAATGCTTACATCTTCGCATTGCAGCAGCACCGCCGCCTTGCCGCAGGAGTGCGGCCTTCTCAGATTTAAGAGCTTCCGACTCTTATCAGGCGTTGAATTCGATGTGAATCAATACCCGATTCATTGCCAATGAATCGTAATTAGCTACTGTTTCAAGAGCAGCAATCAGGCATGTTCGAAGTGAAACACCGCCGTTGTCGCCAACAGATTGGGCAGGCTCCTCACCACCTGCCCGTTTTGCAGACCGAAGGAGTCGCGAATGCGCAGGCGGTTCTTGGTGGCCAGCACCTCGAAGTCCTTGTAGGTGCCCACCCGGATATTCGGCGTGTCATACCACTGATAGGGCAGGCGACGCGTGACCGGCATGCGCCCGCGCAGCACGGAAAAGCGATTTTGCCAATGTGCAAAGTTGGGAAAGGCAACCACGCCTTGCTTGCCGATGCGGGCCGTCTCCTGCAGCATCACTTCGGCATTGCGCAAATGCTGCAAGGTGTCGATCTGCAGCACCACATCGAAGCTGTTGTCGCCGAAGATGGCCAGGCCATCCTCCAGATTGAGCTGCAGCACGTTCACGCCGCGGCGCGTACAGGCCAGCACATTGGCGTCGTCCAGCTCCACGCCATAGCCCGTACAGCCGCGCTCGCGCACCAGATGCTCGAGCAACGCGCCGTCGCCACAACCCAGGTCCAGCACGCGTGCGCCTTCGGGCACCAACTGGGCAATGGCTTTCATGGTGGTCAACTCGGTCATGCGGCTTCTCCTACGCGTTCGGCGGTGTTCAGTTCTTTGGCAATGCCTTCAAAATAGGAGCGCATCACGCCCATATAGCGTGGGTCATCAAGCAAAAACGCATCATGACCATGGGGGGCGTCGATCTCGGCATAGCTGACGTCGCGGTTGTTCTCCAGCAGTGACTTGACGATCTCTCGGCTGCGCGCCGGGGCAAAGCGCCAGTCCGTCGTGAAGCTCACCAGCAGGAACCGGGCCTTGGCCACGGCCAGCGCCCGGGTCAGATCGCCGTCATGGGAGCGCGCCGGATCGAAATAGTCCAGTGCGCGCGTGATGAGCAGATAGGTGTTTGCGTCAAAGTAGCCGCTGAACTTCTCGCCCTGGTAGCGCAGATAGCTCTCGATCTGGAACTCCACATCCTGGGTGCTGTACAGGTAATCGCGCCGATCCGACGCCGGGCCGCCCCGAGCCAGGTCAGTCCCCTCAGCGGGGAGCGCCGAGGCCCTGAGGCTGCGGCCGAACTTCTGGTTCATCACGTCATCGCTCAGATAGGTGATGTGGCCTATCATGCGCGCGATGCGCAGACCGCGCGCGGGCACCACGCCATGCTCGTAGAAATGGCCGCCGTTGAAATCCGGGTCGGTGACGATGGCACGACGTGCCACCTCGTTGAAAGCGATGTTCTCGGCGTTCAGATTCGGCGCGCTGGCCACCACCACGGCATGGCGCATGCGCTCGGGATGGCGCAGCGTCCAGGACAGGGCCTGCATGCCGCCCAGGCTGCCGCCCAGCACGGCGGCGAGCCTCTCGATGCCCAGGCGGTCCAGCAGACGCGCCTGCGCATCCACCCAGTCCTCCACCGTCACCACGGGAAAATCCGCTCCATAGGGCTTGCCCGTGGCCGAGTTGGTGTGCATGGGGCCGGTAGAGCCGAAGCAGGAGCCCAGATTGTTGATGCCGATGACAAAGAACTTGTCGGTATCGACGGGCTTGCCCGGGCCGATCATGTTGTCCCACCAGCCTTCGCTCTTGGGCTGGCCCTCGTAGCTGCCGGCTACATGATGGGAGGCATTGAGCGCATGACAGACCACGATGGCGTTGCTCTTGTCGGCATTGAGCTGGCCATAGGTCTCGAAGGCAAGATCGTAATCGGCGATGGAACCACCGCTCTGCAAGGGCAGCGGCTCATCAAAATGCATGAACTGAGGTGTCGCGATGAAGGACATATGAAAAAACCCGGCATCGCTAAAAACGAGGCCGGGTCGGTGTACTGTCACTTCGCGGACGGGTCTTTAGCTGGATTTATAAAGCGCCCGCAAGCTTTGGCAAATCGGCGCGTGAAAAATACAGTGTACTGCATTCATTGCACCGAACTCAAAAGGAGACTGTCAAAGCTGTCCAAGCCTTTTGAGCCTTGTGCAAATAGCTATGCTTTTGGTAGTTTCACACTTTGGTCAGGAGCGCCGCCACACCCAGCACCAGGAAGATCACGGCGCACACACGGTGAATCGTCTTGATCGGTAGCTTCTTGGTGATCTTCTCGCCAAACCACACCACCGGTGCATTGGCCAGCATCATGCCCAGCGTGGTTCCAGCCACCACCCAGTAATACGACAGAGGGTACTTGGCGGCTAGGCCCACCGTGGCCAGTTGGGTCTTGTCCCCCATCTCGGCTAGGAAGAACAGCATCAGCGTCGTACCGAAGACACCCCAACGCCCGGCGCCATTGCCGGTGTCGTCATCGTCTAACTTGTCGGGAATCAGCATCCAGCCCGCCATGAGGATGAATGAAACCCCCAGGATCCAGCGCAGCACGTCGGGACCCAGCATCGTGGTGATCCAGTTGCCCACGGCGCCGGCCAGAGCATGGTTGACCAGCGTCGCGACAAAAATGCCGGCCACGATGGGCAGTGGTTTGCGGAACTTGGCTGCCAGTACCAATGACAGCAGTTGGGTCTTGTCCCCCATCTCGGCCAGGGCGACGATGGAGGTAGATATGAGAAAGGCTTCCATGATGGGGATAGACGGCCGGAGTTGCCAGAACGCATTGATCACGCACCGACTCCGGCCTATCTCTTCATAGGTTTTCTCGGTACGTAATCAATGGTCTCGACCGGTCGCACCGCGCATTGCACGCTGTGCCGCATGCGCCATAGGTCACGAGGACCCAAGTCTGTTGACGCATGCATCCGGCAGCTGGCTGCCGAACGGCCTACTCCCCAAAGAAAGTAAGCCGTCATTCTATCTGTTTAACCCTGTAAGACAACTGCTTATTTGAATATTCAAAATTTTGTATTTCAGGGTAACTCCCATAAGGACAATGTTGTTACAAACACGAAATTTGATCTTTTCGTAATACTACGGCTTCTCTTGTGACTCATAATGCACGAGTCTTTGTCTGGAAAGCAATTTCTGGATGGGGCAAGTGCGTTAGCGTCTCTAATGTTGTCATCCAAGGCTGACTCCCTAGGGCTCCATCGCGTTTTCAAGTTTTTTCAGGAGTCCAGCATGGGCAACAAGCTTTACGTAGGCAATCTGCCTTACTCTTTCCGCGACCAAGATCTGCAAGACAGCTTCAGCGAGTTCGGCACTGTGAACAGCGCCAAGGTGATGATGGAGCGCGACACCGGCCGTTCCAAGGGCTTTGGTTTTGTGGAAATGGGCAGCGATGCCGAGGCGCAAGCCGCTATCCAGGGCCTGCACGGCCAAAACCGTGGCGGCCGTGACCTGGTCGTGAACGAAGCACGTCCCATGGAACCCCGTCCTCCCCGTTCCGGCGGCTTTGGCGGCGGTTTCGGTGGCGGCCGTGAAGGCGGTGGCGGTTTCGGCGGTGGCCGTGGTGACGGCGGCTTCGGCGGCGGCCGTGGCGATGGCGGCTACGGCCGTCGCAATAGCTACTAATCAGTTATTGCCAATAACAAAAAAGGATCTTCGGATCCTTTTTTTGTTGCTAAACGTTAGCAACGCGGTTTTCGAGCATTTATTTTTTTCCTTGTTCTCCGTCATAATTCCTTTCTCGGGGCATTTCCCGTTCACAAGCGAATAGGTGTTCAGGATTCTTTTTCATGTTTCCCATGGAAATACGACGACCATCCTGAATTCAATCGCGCCATTGAAGCATTGAGGAGCTAGGAGTTATTAATGGGCAATAAGCTGTATGTCGGCAACCTTCCTTATGGTGTGCGCGACAACGATCTGGAGCAGGCGTTCGGCCAGTTTGGCGCCGTCGCAAGTGCGCGCGTCATGATGGAACGAGACACCGGCCGCTCCAAAGGCTTTGGTTTTGTGGAAATGGCCAGTGAAGCGGAAGCACAGGCTGCCATTCAGGGTATGAATGGCCAACCCCTGGGTGGTCGCAGCCTCGTCGTGAATGAAGCGCGCCCCATGGAACCCCGTCCTCCTCGATCCGGCGGTTTTGGCGGCGGCTTCCGCGGTGAAGGCGGTTTTGGCGGTGGTAATCGCGATGGTGGTTATGGTGGCGGCCGTAGTGAAGGCGGTGGCTATGGCCGCGGCGACGGCGGTGGCTATGGTGGTGGTGGTCGCGGCGAAGGCGGCTTCCGCAGCCCCTATGGCTCAGGCCCACGCCACGGTGGTCGCGGCGGCTACGGTGGTGGTAATAACCACGGCGAATGAGCTTCTGTTAACAGCTCGAAAATAAAGGCACGATAGCGTGCCTTTATTTATTTTCGAGGACATTCAAATGCATAGTCATTTTCCCAATGTCTTCCACTCAATCCTTTTTTAGATGCCTGGGCTTTCTGGTTTTCCCCAGAGTCAATCTATCCCACAGATAAGCGGGCAACACCCGCATTACGCTGCCGACAATCCTCATCTGCCAGGGAATAATCGCATATCTGGCTTTGCGCTCGATAACCCGAAAGGCACGCCTTGCGAACTCCTCGGGCGAGAGCAGAAAAGGCATGGAATACGGATTATTTTTCGTCAACGGAGTGTCCACATAGCCAGGCAATAAACTGGTCACAGAGACTCCGGATTTCTGCAACTCAACACGCAGACTCTCACAATAAGCAATGGCTGCCGCTTTACTGGCCGAATATGCGGCATGGCCGGGCAAGCCGCGAATACCAGCCACACTGCAAATACCTACCAGACGCCCGGAACCGCGTCGCACCATGGGCGTAATAAACGGCTGAAAGCTTGCCGCCAGCCCCATGGTGTTGCTGGCCAGCACCTGCTGCATGACCTCAAGATCCTCGCGCAAGGAGGTATCCACGCCCCAGCTGACCCCCGCGTTGGCGATAACGACATCGGGCAGACCCTGGCGCTCAAGACAGGCCTTCGCAGCACCGCAGATGCTGTCGATGTCCGTGACATCCGCGCCATAGACAGCGTAGCGGGATGCATCCATGTGCCTGGACCGCGCCCATTGCTCCATGAGGACGGTGCGTCTGGCCACCAATGCGATCGACCAGCCACGCTGATAGTAGTACCAGGCCAGGGCCTGCCCTATGCCGCTGGAAGCACCGGTGATATAGACGAGTCCGGCACCATGCCCTGTCATGATTTACGGCTTCTGGCTGGGCAGGATGACACCCTTGACCCGCCCCTGCATCTGCAGAATCTGATCAAGGTGCGCGTACTGCATGCTGTCACCCGTGAATCTGTCATTGCCACGGGTCATGACCACAGGTTTGTTGGTGCTGACGCGCTCGTCATTGGGCCAGATTTGCAGGAACTCGCTCTCCAGCCGCATGGCAGGCAAGGCCTTCTGGGTTGCAGTTGCAGGCACCGGCTCGCGCTGAATGACGGCCTGGCCGAACATCTGGATTTCCGAGCCGTCGCCATTGCTCAATGCACGGTTGGAGCTGCCCACGGTCTTGCGTCCATCAGGCGTGAAGCTCAGCATGCGTGCATCGTAGACTTCCAGCGTATCGGTATCGGGAAAGTGCTCACCTGTCGCGCCATTCAGGCGATTTTTGAGGCGGCCCGATGCTTCGAAATTCTTGATGACGAAGTCTTTGAGGAAATAGTCCGGATCGTGCCGCACGGCCTTCTCCGTGCCACTGACAATCGGCTTGGGAGCATTGCGCACCAGCCACCAGGTGCCCAGCGCCAGCAGGCCCATGATGAGCACCGGGAGGTACATCGAGGCCTTGTCGCCCACACGGCGCCATTGCCCGCTCATGAGCCATACCCCGAAAGCAGCGCCGCATAAACACCATTGGCGGCCAGCAGCAGATCGCAGAACTGCCGCACCGCCCCCTCTCCGCCATTCTTGCCACTGACCCAGTCCGCCACATGGGATGCCTCGTCATGGGCATTGGCGGGTGCGCAGGAAAAGTGGCTGCGACGCATGACGGGAAGATCGGGCCAGTCGTCCCCCATGGCGGCGGCCTGCTGCCATTGCAGACCCAGTTCAGCCAAGATGGACTCGGCAGCCGGCACTTTGTCTTCCGTGCCAAAGCGCGCATGTTCAATGCCCAGTTGCTTCAAGCGCAAACGCAGCGGCGCGGAGTCTCGCCCCGTCACCACGGCTGGCGTGATGCCAGCCTTTTGCAACATTTTCAGGCCATGACCATCCAGCGTATGGAAGCGCTTGAGGACCTCACCCTCACCCGAGAAGTAAAGGCCGCCGTCGGTCAGGACGCCATCCACATCGAAGAAGACCACGCGAATTCCCTGGGCCTTGAGCAACAGCTGCGGGTCCCATTGCTGGCGGGGTGTCAGAGCAGGTCGGTTCATCAAATCACCTTGGCGCGCATCAGATCGCGAATATGCACCACACCCTGCAGGCGCTGGTTGTCATCGGCCACCAGCACTGCGGTAATGCCATGCTCTTCCATCATGCGGGCCGCGGCCACCGCCAGCAGATCAGGCTTGATCGTCAGAGGCCTGGCGTGCATGACGTCCTGCGCCGTGCGGCTGCGCAGGTCCACGCCGGCTTCCACACAGCGGCGCAAATCACCATCGGTAAAGATCCCCACCAGCTCACCGGCTGCGTTGACCACGGCGGAGCAACCCAGGCCCTTGGCACTCATCTCGCGCATCAGGTCCACGCTGCTTACGTCCTGGGCAACCTGGGGCACATCGACACCACGACGCATCACGTCGCGCACATGGGTCAGCAGGCGCCGACCCAGCGCTCCACCAGGATGCGAGCGCGCAAAATCCTCGGCGCCAAAGCCACGGGCGTCGAGCAGGGCCACGGCCAGCGCATCTCCCATGGCCAGCTGGGCGGTCGTGCTCGCAGTGGGCGCCAGATTCAGAGGACAGGCTTCCTTGTCGACGCGTGTATCCAGCACCCAGTCTGCATGCTTGGCCAGTGTCGATTGCAGACCGCCGGTCACGGCCACCAGGGGCACGC
This region of Comamonas thiooxydans genomic DNA includes:
- a CDS encoding RNA-binding protein yields the protein MGNKLYVGNLPYSFRDQDLQDSFSEFGTVNSAKVMMERDTGRSKGFGFVEMGSDAEAQAAIQGLHGQNRGGRDLVVNEARPMEPRPPRSGGFGGGFGGGREGGGGFGGGRGDGGFGGGRGDGGYGRRNSY
- a CDS encoding HAD family hydrolase, producing MNRPALTPRQQWDPQLLLKAQGIRVVFFDVDGVLTDGGLYFSGEGEVLKRFHTLDGHGLKMLQKAGITPAVVTGRDSAPLRLRLKQLGIEHARFGTEDKVPAAESILAELGLQWQQAAAMGDDWPDLPVMRRSHFSCAPANAHDEASHVADWVSGKNGGEGAVRQFCDLLLAANGVYAALLSGYGS
- a CDS encoding SIS domain-containing protein: MNSDAANSRLIDAPRALNLAREALDIEAAALRSMSERLNGAFTAVVQRILQLPGRVVVMGMGKSGHVGRKVAATLASTGTPSFFVHPAEASHGDLGMLTQDDLVLALSNSGETDELTGVLPAIKRMGVPLVAVTGGLQSTLAKHADWVLDTRVDKEACPLNLAPTASTTAQLAMGDALAVALLDARGFGAEDFARSHPGGALGRRLLTHVRDVMRRGVDVPQVAQDVSSVDLMREMSAKGLGCSAVVNAAGELVGIFTDGDLRRCVEAGVDLRSRTAQDVMHARPLTIKPDLLAVAAARMMEEHGITAVLVADDNQRLQGVVHIRDLMRAKVI
- a CDS encoding SDR family oxidoreductase, producing MTGHGAGLVYITGASSGIGQALAWYYYQRGWSIALVARRTVLMEQWARSRHMDASRYAVYGADVTDIDSICGAAKACLERQGLPDVVIANAGVSWGVDTSLREDLEVMQQVLASNTMGLAASFQPFITPMVRRGSGRLVGICSVAGIRGLPGHAAYSASKAAAIAYCESLRVELQKSGVSVTSLLPGYVDTPLTKNNPYSMPFLLSPEEFARRAFRVIERKARYAIIPWQMRIVGSVMRVLPAYLWDRLTLGKTRKPRHLKKD
- a CDS encoding homoserine O-acetyltransferase is translated as MSFIATPQFMHFDEPLPLQSGGSIADYDLAFETYGQLNADKSNAIVVCHALNASHHVAGSYEGQPKSEGWWDNMIGPGKPVDTDKFFVIGINNLGSCFGSTGPMHTNSATGKPYGADFPVVTVEDWVDAQARLLDRLGIERLAAVLGGSLGGMQALSWTLRHPERMRHAVVVASAPNLNAENIAFNEVARRAIVTDPDFNGGHFYEHGVVPARGLRIARMIGHITYLSDDVMNQKFGRSLRASALPAEGTDLARGGPASDRRDYLYSTQDVEFQIESYLRYQGEKFSGYFDANTYLLITRALDYFDPARSHDGDLTRALAVAKARFLLVSFTTDWRFAPARSREIVKSLLENNRDVSYAEIDAPHGHDAFLLDDPRYMGVMRSYFEGIAKELNTAERVGEAA
- the metW gene encoding methionine biosynthesis protein MetW, which codes for MTELTTMKAIAQLVPEGARVLDLGCGDGALLEHLVRERGCTGYGVELDDANVLACTRRGVNVLQLNLEDGLAIFGDNSFDVVLQIDTLQHLRNAEVMLQETARIGKQGVVAFPNFAHWQNRFSVLRGRMPVTRRLPYQWYDTPNIRVGTYKDFEVLATKNRLRIRDSFGLQNGQVVRSLPNLLATTAVFHFEHA
- a CDS encoding methyl-accepting chemotaxis protein is translated as MALLSSQWGLARTQSDFDDYLRNNQAVVAQLQELYAQGLQSGQALRNIVMDPSDGQAVQNLGNARRAYDAAYDDLSQRVQGTAMEVAVKSLQALRQAQSEAQDQIVTLAAEDYDTAAAALKTRETPAWRKLREAVLQQLKAARDEAEASHVTTRASAQRMQLWSGLLALLAVVISATLLWVMVRTLRSELGGDPADARKALRRVADGDLTDGSSGGMARGLMSDLQAMRGGLRELVRRVHGASVQMQHASSEIAQGNADLSARTESQASALEETAASMEQLSATVRQNADSAQTANQLAQNASQVAQEGGAVVARVVQTMQDINTSSSRIADIIGVIDSIAFQTNILALNAAVEAARAGEQGRGFAVVASEVRALAGRSADAAKEIKTLITASVERVADGSALVDQAGHTMDEIVRAIHRVTDIMGEISAASSEQSAGVAQVGEAVMQMDRATQQNAALVEESAAAAEGLRQQAESLLTEVSRFQLERGALTLH
- a CDS encoding RNA-binding protein, with the translated sequence MGNKLYVGNLPYGVRDNDLEQAFGQFGAVASARVMMERDTGRSKGFGFVEMASEAEAQAAIQGMNGQPLGGRSLVVNEARPMEPRPPRSGGFGGGFRGEGGFGGGNRDGGYGGGRSEGGGYGRGDGGGYGGGGRGEGGFRSPYGSGPRHGGRGGYGGGNNHGE
- the lptC gene encoding LPS export ABC transporter periplasmic protein LptC; amino-acid sequence: MSGQWRRVGDKASMYLPVLIMGLLALGTWWLVRNAPKPIVSGTEKAVRHDPDYFLKDFVIKNFEASGRLKNRLNGATGEHFPDTDTLEVYDARMLSFTPDGRKTVGSSNRALSNGDGSEIQMFGQAVIQREPVPATATQKALPAMRLESEFLQIWPNDERVSTNKPVVMTRGNDRFTGDSMQYAHLDQILQMQGRVKGVILPSQKP
- a CDS encoding TMEM165/GDT1 family protein, producing the protein MEAFLISTSIVALAEMGDKTQLLSLVLAAKFRKPLPIVAGIFVATLVNHALAGAVGNWITTMLGPDVLRWILGVSFILMAGWMLIPDKLDDDDTGNGAGRWGVFGTTLMLFFLAEMGDKTQLATVGLAAKYPLSYYWVVAGTTLGMMLANAPVVWFGEKITKKLPIKTIHRVCAVIFLVLGVAALLTKV